In a genomic window of Paracoccaceae bacterium:
- a CDS encoding ABC transporter ATP-binding protein, whose protein sequence is MLDVLKFKQPNGAPVAQADKGEIKIKDVSITFGRGPTEYRAVETTSIDIKAGEFVCILGPSGCGKSTLMNAVAGYVQPTTGAVTVDDIEVKGPGPDRGMVFQQYSLLPWKTVYENVAFGPKMAGATRTEAGSVANTFLGLVGLRKFGDRYPAELSGGMQQRVGIARALANYPSVLLMDEPFGALDAQTRLMMQESLLDIWRQFGTTVVFVTHDVDEAVFLADRVLIMSAAPGRIIEDVRIKLPRPRSTDMAVTPEYMEARQFCLDTIKSESRKAFAEQNK, encoded by the coding sequence ATGCTTGATGTTCTAAAGTTCAAACAGCCCAATGGCGCGCCCGTCGCACAAGCCGACAAAGGTGAGATCAAGATCAAAGATGTCTCGATCACCTTTGGGCGCGGCCCAACCGAATACCGCGCGGTTGAAACCACCTCCATCGATATCAAAGCCGGAGAGTTCGTATGCATTCTTGGCCCTTCTGGCTGCGGTAAGTCCACACTGATGAACGCGGTTGCGGGCTATGTGCAGCCGACCACCGGCGCGGTCACGGTCGATGACATTGAGGTCAAAGGCCCGGGCCCTGACCGGGGAATGGTGTTTCAGCAATATTCCTTGCTGCCCTGGAAAACCGTTTACGAAAACGTCGCCTTTGGCCCCAAAATGGCGGGTGCTACCAGAACCGAAGCGGGGTCGGTTGCGAACACTTTCCTTGGCCTTGTTGGCCTGAGAAAATTCGGAGACCGCTATCCCGCAGAGCTATCGGGCGGCATGCAGCAACGTGTGGGGATCGCCCGCGCGCTGGCCAATTATCCCAGCGTTTTGCTGATGGACGAACCCTTTGGCGCGCTTGACGCTCAGACGCGGCTGATGATGCAGGAAAGCCTGCTTGATATCTGGCGGCAGTTCGGCACCACGGTTGTCTTTGTAACCCATGATGTGGATGAGGCGGTGTTCCTTGCCGATCGTGTATTGATCATGAGCGCAGCCCCCGGCCGCATCATCGAGGATGTGCGGATCAAGCTACCACGCCCGAGGTCCACCGATATGGCCGTTACACCGGAATACATGGAAGCACGGCAATTCTGTCTGGACACGATTAAGTCTGAAAGCCGCAAGGCCTTTGCGGAGCAGAACAAATGA
- a CDS encoding SCO family protein — MIRFAPLGFALAIGAGAQAQVQGVMLDEPVALPALSFHDENGQTYETADLTGQWTLIMIGFLTCPDVCPFTLGNLEAAVAETGLRVRPDNLPKVWFLSVDPARDTDYVSEYGPFFHPDFRSMTGTRENIDTFVEVSDGYYRLMPPDADGFYDVQHTSAVSVIAPDGTLLAKLQPPFDPGLTAEFLSRLQISYRKELSQ, encoded by the coding sequence ATGATCCGCTTTGCACCTCTCGGTTTCGCTCTGGCTATTGGGGCTGGCGCACAGGCACAAGTGCAGGGTGTCATGCTGGACGAACCTGTCGCGCTGCCAGCGTTGTCTTTTCACGATGAAAACGGCCAAACCTATGAAACTGCGGACCTCACCGGTCAATGGACGCTGATCATGATCGGCTTTCTCACTTGCCCGGATGTCTGCCCCTTCACCCTCGGCAATCTGGAAGCCGCCGTTGCCGAAACCGGCCTACGCGTACGGCCTGACAATCTGCCAAAGGTCTGGTTCCTGTCCGTCGATCCCGCACGCGATACGGACTATGTCAGCGAATACGGTCCGTTTTTTCATCCCGACTTTCGCAGCATGACCGGCACCCGCGAAAACATCGACACTTTTGTCGAGGTCTCCGATGGCTACTACCGTTTGATGCCCCCGGATGCGGATGGCTTTTACGACGTTCAGCACACATCCGCCGTTTCTGTCATCGCACCGGACGGAACATTGCTGGCCAAGCTGCAGCCGCCGTTTGATCCCGGCCTCACGGCAGAATTCCTGTCGCGTCTTCAAATCTCATACCGCAAGGAGCTTTCCCAATGA